GCCTGGGCAAAACCGCTGACAATTGCGGGCAATTCGCTGTCCAGCAAAGGACGCGGAATAACGTGCGGCTGCTTGCCTTGCGGGGTATGAACCTCATCGTTGGTGATCGCCAACGGACTCGGTGCAACCGGCTGGCGACCGTCGTTGAATGCAGGATGACAAGCCCGGCCACCATGCCAGATCTGTAGGACGATACGACCGCCTGCCGCATGCACGGCATCGGTTGTTTTTTTCCAGCCTTCGACCTGCGCATCGGAATAGATCCCCGGCTCCTTCCAGAATGCCGAGCAGCCCTCCATGGCCATCGTCGCCTCAGCGACAATCAGGCCTGCACTGGCACGCTGAGCATAATGCTCTGCCATCAAGGCACCGGGAATATGGCCTTCTTCGGCCCGGCAACGCGTCAGCGGAGCCATCAGAATACGGTTGGGCAAATGCAGGGCACCTGCACGCAACGGTTTGAACAGCGAATCCATGAACAGTCCTTGTGAGCGGATAACTTTTCTTATATTGCGTCGCGGTCGACCTTATTCAATAGCCAATTTCGTCTTGATCAGTGCAGTAAAATCACGGCACACGAACCACCCGATTGGCTTGGCCTGCTTTCTCATGAAAAAGGCGAGTCCCCTCCCCATGCAAAACACCAGCGAACTCACCCGGCTCCATCAGGATATTGAGCAATGCGTCCAAAACATCCGCCAACAGCAACCGGATTGGCTGTGCGGCAAAGGGTGCGCCACCTGCTGCAAGCGACTGGCTGAAATTCCTGAATTGACCGAGCAGGAATGGAAGCTGCTGTCTCATGGGCTAGCCATGCTGACGCCATCGCACCTGAATGAAATCAGGGACAGGATCGGAAGACTGGCCAATCAAACCACGCGCCCGGTCGTTTGTCCGATGCTTGACCAGGCAAGCGGAGCCTGCCCGGTCTATGCCCAACGTCCGGTTGCTTGCCGGACTTATGGATTTTATGTTCAGCGCGAACTGGGGCTTTATTGCCATGAAATCGAAACACGCGTTGCGGAAGGCCAGTTGGCAGATGTCGTCTGGGGCAATCACGATGTGATTGATCGCCAGTTGAGCCGCCAAGGCAAAAGCCGCCCGCTGACAGCATGGTTTGCTGAAAGCCCGTTCGCGGTGGCAGCGATCGCCACTGACTGACCGGCGAAGCCTGCCATTTCAGGCTATTTCAAGCGTCGACCGCGACAACTCCGGTCGCTTCGGCAGCGGAAAACTGTCGCTCAAGAAATGTAACCACCCCTCGTGCGCCATCCTCGATACGGTCCAGCACATCATCAAAACTGGCACCCAGCGTCAAATAAGGATCCGGCACATCCTGGCCGTGGAATATTTCTGAAAAGTCGAGGAAAAGCCGAATCCGGCGCTGCTGTTCTTCAGTCGTCATACGGCGCAAATTGGAAAGATTGTTCTGATCCATGGCCAGAATCAGGTCGAAGTACTCGAAATCCTGCCAACCGATTTTCTGGGCACGCATCAGGGTAACGTTGTAGCCCCTGGCCTGAGCCGCCAAATTTGTTTTTGAATCGCAGACATCGCCAACCCGGAAACCGTGCGTTGCCGCCGAGGCCACTTCAACCCGCCCCCCCAGCCCCGCTTGAATCAGGCATTTGCGCAGCACCACCTCGGCCATGGGCGAACGGCAGACGTTATTCATGCAGACACAGAGAATCCGGTAAGGTTTTTTCATGTTGCAACGGGGAGTCAATCGGCGGTGATTTATTTTAACCCTTGAAAACAGGCATCGCTGCATGCAAAAGAGCTAATCATCCAGTCTGCCATCGCACCATCAGGTTCGTTAAAATGCGCGCTCCCCCAATCTCAGGCAAATTTCGATGAGCACGACTTCCTCTCCGATTGTTGATCAACTTTCAACACTGGCCAATGCAGCAACCCAGTGCGAAGCAGCACAACTGGCCCAGGATATTTTTGCCGAAGTTTTTCGCAATGCTTTCACGCCGGACCCGGTCTTACTCGGCAAGGTACTGGCACAAGCCGAAACGCGTTGTATCGAGTGGTGCCAGACAGGCGCCAGCAGCGAAGAACAACTCTTGCGCCTGGCCATGCTGGTCACCGGACTGGATCATTGGGGCCTTGCCTACACCCAGGCTTTCGGCCTGACAGCCATTCCGGCATTGAGCGCACTCATTTCCAGCCTGCGTGGCCGCCTGAACAGCCAATCGGATGAGTCATTCCAGCTTTTTTTCTCGGTGATCGAACAAATCGAAAGCAATGTCATCGACTTCAAGGTCGAACTCCGACGCAGCATTCACCTGGCGCTCTGGCACGCCATGACTGCCTGTGAAACGGATGAAGACGCAGAAAGCATCCTGAAACCGCTTGGCGGCATGCTGCTCGGCGTCAACCAGCAGATGCCGGAATACGGCTGGCGCCTGGTTGCCGACGCCTTGGCTCATATCCAGATCAAGCTGCTCAGCGAAACCGAAGCTCCCAGCGATCTGGCTCGCCAAAATACACAAAAACTGTTCGAAGCACTGCAACAAGCCATGCCGCGCGAGCAGTACCAAACCATTTTGCGCCACTCCAGCCAGGCGGCGCTGGCCTGGCAACAAGCACGCCGGTCAACG
The sequence above is drawn from the Dechloromonas sp. TW-R-39-2 genome and encodes:
- a CDS encoding YkgJ family cysteine cluster protein, encoding MQNTSELTRLHQDIEQCVQNIRQQQPDWLCGKGCATCCKRLAEIPELTEQEWKLLSHGLAMLTPSHLNEIRDRIGRLANQTTRPVVCPMLDQASGACPVYAQRPVACRTYGFYVQRELGLYCHEIETRVAEGQLADVVWGNHDVIDRQLSRQGKSRPLTAWFAESPFAVAAIATD
- a CDS encoding low molecular weight protein-tyrosine-phosphatase; amino-acid sequence: MKKPYRILCVCMNNVCRSPMAEVVLRKCLIQAGLGGRVEVASAATHGFRVGDVCDSKTNLAAQARGYNVTLMRAQKIGWQDFEYFDLILAMDQNNLSNLRRMTTEEQQRRIRLFLDFSEIFHGQDVPDPYLTLGASFDDVLDRIEDGARGVVTFLERQFSAAEATGVVAVDA